One Streptomyces coeruleorubidus DNA segment encodes these proteins:
- a CDS encoding ALF repeat-containing protein — MRRQRWAVSALVIGVLAGGAVVPAAPARAYTPVVAADPADPSALVVAAAADEARERVLRLAKSGLPAEIRTSAWNALRSTRGDDAIAEWLAPGGGYDAAKQRLRDARSRNRAFCERVVSTHPAAFSPQVRSAAERALKGTDADRAAFVKTGYAEAQQRDRVMREADAQRRLEVAEKDRAFVRAVAEGDPGEQVRAVARWALRSGSTDADVVEFFGYGWATGAALDVEAYRLRVADGEVRRQHVLSLLVAQAVAAEEALKSSADAAKARAEAELAWRAVADHADGAQSAWLTEQEAARAQAESWQHIARLSKESADAIWEKIAAPAEARQGDWAAEQTEAVLTAAFWKDMADRARDSENRVKG; from the coding sequence GTGAGACGTCAGAGATGGGCCGTGTCCGCGTTGGTGATCGGCGTGCTGGCCGGCGGCGCAGTCGTGCCCGCGGCGCCCGCCCGCGCGTACACCCCGGTGGTGGCCGCAGACCCGGCCGACCCGTCGGCGCTGGTGGTCGCCGCCGCGGCGGACGAGGCGCGGGAGCGTGTGCTGCGGCTGGCCAAGTCGGGCCTGCCCGCGGAGATCCGTACGTCGGCGTGGAACGCGCTGCGCAGTACGCGGGGCGACGACGCGATCGCGGAGTGGCTGGCCCCCGGGGGCGGTTACGACGCGGCGAAGCAGCGCCTGCGTGACGCGCGGTCACGCAACCGGGCGTTCTGCGAGCGGGTGGTGAGCACGCATCCGGCGGCGTTCTCCCCGCAGGTCCGATCGGCTGCCGAGCGGGCGCTGAAGGGCACCGACGCCGATCGGGCCGCGTTCGTGAAGACCGGTTACGCCGAGGCGCAGCAGCGCGACCGCGTGATGCGGGAGGCTGATGCGCAGCGCCGTCTGGAGGTGGCCGAGAAGGACCGTGCCTTCGTGCGGGCGGTCGCGGAGGGCGATCCGGGCGAACAGGTGCGGGCGGTGGCGCGGTGGGCGCTGCGCTCCGGCTCCACGGACGCGGACGTCGTGGAGTTCTTCGGCTACGGCTGGGCGACCGGCGCGGCGTTGGACGTGGAGGCGTACCGGCTCCGGGTGGCGGACGGGGAGGTGCGGCGCCAGCACGTGCTGTCGTTGCTGGTCGCGCAGGCCGTGGCCGCCGAGGAGGCGTTGAAGTCGTCGGCCGACGCGGCGAAGGCGCGTGCCGAGGCCGAGCTGGCCTGGCGGGCGGTCGCTGATCACGCGGACGGCGCGCAGTCGGCTTGGCTGACCGAGCAGGAGGCGGCCAGAGCGCAGGCGGAGAGCTGGCAGCACATCGCCCGACTGTCCAAGGAGAGCGCGGACGCCATCTGGGAGAAGATCGCGGCGCCGGCCGAGGCCCGGCAGGGCGACTGGGCCGCTGAGCAGACGGAGGCCGTCCTGACGGCCGCCTTCTGGAAGGACATGGCGGACCGGGCCCGCGACAGCGAGAACCGCGTCAAGGGCTGA
- a CDS encoding AbfB domain-containing protein: MNSKHIASARMGRIMTRGLVTATALAAVTGAVAPGAVADSAPDVAAADVAARAAGIGTTDAQRVEAAAVVRLDPTAEVLLLSDYDFIHALWQKASDAGEKLDAVRTAAEQSMASTVAEDHVRFIVTGVHEAYRLDQQREREKAEAERAARLAKSQVLLTIGIPSTPELLALSDDNFIRAVARHEASGPEVRAAALQALVGEPADWREFIVNGAREAHKRDVAKELADLAEKDRLEAERRKEIAARKNAAALFRITPSEAMLGLSDDNFIRELLRLAAADLHGTELYAEGQRATRSSDPAVWKAYIHTGADAAYKRDDENRRKKLAEANRQLAFQIQAAAENGRVNPNLVAAAKKALAGSDDDVAVFLKADTQYRLKRQSLRVFGGGGEYARQSSADRGKVVLNDTLKSTSALADREDATWVVVPSLASQPGCYSFESVRKPGYYIRSGKAEQDGLRVEVAADDRSATFRKSATWCTRPDAGLPTSVSFTQAAGSSVNWLAPTATEVYARSSRAFVLPGGFPGDASKVRLAEWRVTAPMAP; encoded by the coding sequence ATGAACAGCAAGCACATCGCTTCCGCACGTATGGGGCGGATCATGACGCGCGGCCTCGTGACCGCAACCGCCCTCGCGGCCGTAACAGGCGCTGTCGCGCCGGGAGCAGTCGCCGACAGTGCTCCGGACGTTGCGGCAGCGGATGTCGCGGCCCGTGCGGCGGGCATCGGGACGACCGACGCCCAGCGTGTCGAGGCCGCGGCCGTGGTGCGTCTCGACCCGACCGCCGAGGTGCTCCTGCTCAGCGACTACGACTTCATCCATGCTCTGTGGCAGAAGGCCAGCGACGCGGGCGAGAAGCTGGACGCAGTGCGCACCGCCGCAGAGCAGTCGATGGCCAGCACGGTCGCCGAGGACCACGTGCGCTTCATCGTGACAGGCGTCCACGAGGCGTACCGGCTCGACCAGCAGCGGGAGCGGGAGAAGGCCGAAGCCGAGCGGGCGGCGCGGCTGGCCAAGTCCCAGGTCCTCCTCACCATCGGCATCCCCAGCACCCCCGAACTGCTGGCCCTCAGCGACGACAATTTCATCCGGGCCGTCGCCAGGCACGAGGCGTCCGGTCCCGAGGTGCGGGCGGCGGCACTGCAGGCGCTGGTCGGTGAGCCGGCGGACTGGCGGGAGTTCATCGTCAACGGCGCCCGCGAGGCGCACAAGCGGGACGTGGCCAAGGAACTGGCGGACCTGGCCGAGAAGGACCGCCTGGAGGCCGAGCGCCGCAAGGAAATCGCCGCGCGCAAGAACGCCGCAGCGCTCTTCCGTATCACTCCCTCCGAGGCCATGCTCGGGCTGAGCGACGACAACTTCATCCGCGAGCTGCTGCGCTTGGCCGCCGCCGACCTGCACGGCACCGAGCTGTACGCCGAAGGACAGCGGGCCACCCGCAGCTCCGACCCGGCCGTGTGGAAGGCGTACATCCACACCGGTGCCGACGCCGCGTACAAGCGCGACGACGAGAACCGGCGCAAGAAGCTCGCCGAGGCGAACCGCCAGCTCGCCTTCCAGATACAGGCCGCCGCCGAGAACGGCCGAGTCAACCCCAACCTGGTCGCCGCTGCCAAGAAGGCCCTGGCCGGCAGCGATGACGACGTCGCCGTCTTCCTGAAGGCGGACACCCAGTACCGGCTCAAGCGCCAGTCCCTCAGGGTGTTTGGAGGTGGTGGTGAGTACGCGCGTCAGTCCAGCGCGGACCGCGGGAAGGTCGTCCTCAACGACACGCTCAAGAGCACCAGCGCCCTGGCCGACCGCGAGGACGCCACCTGGGTCGTAGTGCCCTCCCTCGCGAGTCAGCCCGGCTGCTACTCCTTCGAGTCTGTGCGCAAGCCCGGCTACTACATCAGGAGCGGCAAGGCCGAGCAGGACGGACTGCGCGTGGAGGTCGCCGCGGATGACCGGAGTGCAACTTTCCGGAAGAGTGCCACCTGGTGCACCCGGCCGGATGCTGGGCTGCCGACCAGTGTGTCCTTCACGCAGGCCGCCGGTAGCAGTGTGAACTGGCTTGCGCCCACGGCGACGGAGGTCTACGCCCGCTCCTCCCGCGCGTTCGTTCTGCCCGGTGGTTTCCCCGGGGACGCTTCTAAGGTGCGCTTGGCGGAGTGGCGAGTCACCGCACCGATGGCACCCTGA
- a CDS encoding glycosyltransferase family 4 protein, producing MRIGIVCPYSWDVPGGVQFHIRDLAEYFLRLGHEVSVLAPADDDTPLPPYVVSAGRAVPVPYNGSVARLNFGFLSAARVRRWLHDGAFDVIHIHEPTSPSLGLLTCWAAQGPIVATFHTSNPRSRAMIAAYSILQAALEKISARIAVSEYARRTLVEHLGGDAVVIPNGVDVDFFATAEPKAEWQGDTIGFIGRIDEPRKGLPVLMRALPKILAARPQTRLLVAGRGDEEEAVESLPAELRSRVEFLGMVSDEDKARFLRSVDLYVAPNTGGESFGIILVEAMSAGAPVLASDLDAFAQVLDQGEAGELFPNEDADALADAAVRLLDDPARRAQLRERGSAHVRRFDWSTVGADILSVYETVTAGAAAVAEDERVTGLWARLGFARD from the coding sequence GTGAGGATCGGCATCGTCTGCCCGTACTCCTGGGACGTACCGGGCGGGGTCCAGTTCCACATCCGGGACCTGGCCGAGTACTTCCTCCGCCTCGGCCACGAGGTGTCCGTCCTCGCCCCGGCCGACGACGACACGCCCCTGCCGCCGTACGTCGTCTCGGCAGGGCGCGCGGTGCCGGTGCCGTACAACGGCTCGGTGGCCCGGCTCAACTTCGGTTTCCTGAGCGCCGCCCGGGTGCGCCGCTGGCTGCACGACGGCGCGTTCGACGTGATCCACATCCACGAGCCGACCTCGCCCTCACTGGGCCTGCTGACCTGCTGGGCGGCCCAGGGACCGATCGTCGCCACGTTCCACACGTCCAACCCGCGCTCCCGGGCCATGATCGCCGCGTACTCCATCCTCCAGGCCGCCCTGGAGAAGATCAGCGCGCGGATCGCGGTGAGCGAGTACGCCCGCCGCACCCTGGTGGAGCACCTCGGCGGGGACGCGGTGGTGATCCCGAACGGCGTCGACGTCGACTTCTTCGCCACGGCCGAGCCCAAGGCCGAGTGGCAGGGTGACACGATCGGCTTCATAGGGCGCATCGACGAGCCCCGCAAGGGCCTGCCGGTGCTGATGAGGGCCCTGCCGAAGATCCTCGCCGCCCGTCCGCAGACCCGGCTGCTGGTCGCCGGGCGCGGTGACGAGGAGGAGGCGGTGGAGTCACTGCCCGCCGAGCTGCGCTCCCGCGTCGAGTTCCTCGGCATGGTCAGCGACGAGGACAAGGCGCGCTTCCTGCGCAGCGTCGACCTGTACGTCGCGCCCAACACCGGCGGCGAGAGCTTCGGGATCATCCTGGTCGAGGCCATGTCCGCCGGAGCCCCCGTCCTCGCCTCCGACCTGGACGCCTTCGCCCAGGTCCTGGACCAGGGAGAGGCCGGCGAACTGTTCCCCAACGAGGACGCCGACGCCCTGGCCGACGCGGCCGTACGCCTGCTGGACGACCCGGCCCGGCGCGCGCAACTGCGCGAGCGGGGCAGCGCCCACGTGCGTCGCTTCGACTGGTCGACCGTCGGCGCGGACATCCTGTCCGTCTACGAGACGGTGACGGCGGGCGCGGCTGCGGTGGCCGAGGACGAGCGGGTGACCGGGTTGTGGGCCCGGCTGGGGTTCGCCCGGGACTGA
- a CDS encoding phosphatidylinositol mannoside acyltransferase → MSAQDRLTDALYGLGWSTVKKLPEPVAVRLGHTIADLAWKQRGKGVQRLESNYARVVPGASPERLAELSRAGMRSYLRYWMESFRLPAWSKERIAGGFVAKDLHYLTEGLAAGKGVILALPHLANWDLAGAWVTTKLGIPFTTVAERLKPETLYDRFVAYREGLGMEVLPHSGGTAFGTLARRLRDGGLVCLVADRDLSASGVEVDFFGDTARMPAGPALLAQQTGALLLPVTLWYDDSPVMRGRLHPPVEVPESGTRAEKTSVMTQALADAFATGIADHPEDWHMLQRLWLADLDPAKGRP, encoded by the coding sequence GTGAGCGCACAGGACCGGCTGACGGACGCGCTGTACGGCCTCGGCTGGAGCACGGTCAAGAAGCTCCCCGAGCCGGTCGCCGTACGGCTCGGGCACACCATCGCCGACCTCGCCTGGAAGCAGCGCGGCAAGGGCGTACAGCGGCTGGAGAGCAACTACGCGCGCGTGGTGCCCGGCGCGAGCCCCGAGCGCCTCGCCGAGCTGTCGCGCGCGGGCATGCGGTCGTACCTGCGCTACTGGATGGAGTCCTTCCGGCTCCCCGCCTGGAGCAAGGAGCGCATCGCGGGCGGCTTCGTCGCCAAGGACCTGCACTACCTGACCGAGGGCCTGGCCGCCGGCAAGGGCGTCATCCTCGCCCTGCCCCACCTGGCCAACTGGGACCTCGCCGGCGCCTGGGTCACCACGAAGCTCGGCATCCCGTTCACGACGGTCGCCGAGCGCCTGAAGCCCGAGACGCTGTACGACCGGTTCGTCGCCTACCGCGAGGGCCTCGGCATGGAGGTCCTGCCGCACAGCGGCGGCACCGCCTTCGGCACCCTGGCCCGGCGGCTGCGCGACGGCGGCCTGGTCTGCCTGGTCGCCGACCGCGACCTGTCCGCCTCCGGCGTCGAGGTCGACTTCTTCGGTGACACCGCCCGAATGCCGGCCGGACCGGCCCTGCTCGCCCAGCAGACGGGCGCCCTGCTGCTCCCCGTCACCCTCTGGTACGACGACTCGCCCGTGATGCGGGGCCGCCTCCACCCGCCCGTCGAGGTGCCCGAGTCAGGCACGCGCGCCGAGAAGACGTCTGTCATGACACAGGCGCTGGCCGACGCCTTCGCCACGGGGATCGCCGACCACCCGGAGGACTGGCACATGCTGCAGCGCTTGTGGCTCGCGGACCTCGACCCGGCGAAGGGGCGCCCGTGA
- the pgsA gene encoding phosphatidylinositol phosphate synthase → MGQPVASRGQTATPTLGKAMLNKYARAFFTRVLTPFAAFLIRRGVSPDTVTLIGTAGVVAGALVFYPMGEFFWGTVVITLFVFSDLVDGNMARQLGRSSRWGAFLDSTLDRVADGAIFGGFILWYAGGGDDLVLCAVSIFCLASGQVVSYTKARGESIGLPVAVNGLVERAERLVISLVAAGLAGLHAFGVPGIQYLLPVALWIVAVGSLVTLIQRVVTVRRESAEAEAAAAEQDDNGGEQENENASHGSEAAT, encoded by the coding sequence ATGGGCCAGCCGGTGGCCAGCAGGGGCCAGACGGCGACACCGACCCTCGGGAAGGCCATGCTGAACAAGTACGCGCGTGCATTCTTCACGCGTGTTCTCACACCGTTCGCCGCGTTTCTGATCCGGCGGGGCGTCAGCCCCGACACCGTCACGCTCATCGGAACGGCCGGTGTGGTCGCGGGCGCGCTGGTCTTCTACCCCATGGGCGAGTTCTTCTGGGGCACGGTCGTGATCACGCTGTTCGTGTTCTCCGACCTGGTCGACGGCAACATGGCCCGGCAGCTCGGCCGCTCCAGCCGCTGGGGCGCCTTCCTGGACTCCACGCTCGACCGGGTCGCCGACGGCGCGATCTTCGGCGGCTTCATCCTCTGGTACGCCGGCGGGGGAGATGACCTCGTCCTGTGTGCCGTCTCGATCTTCTGCCTGGCCAGCGGCCAGGTGGTGTCGTACACCAAGGCCCGCGGCGAGTCGATCGGCCTGCCGGTGGCCGTCAACGGGCTGGTCGAGCGGGCCGAGCGACTGGTGATCTCCCTGGTCGCGGCCGGTCTCGCGGGCCTGCACGCGTTCGGTGTCCCGGGCATCCAGTACCTGCTTCCCGTCGCCCTGTGGATCGTCGCCGTGGGCAGCCTCGTCACGCTGATCCAGCGGGTCGTCACGGTCCGCCGCGAGTCCGCGGAGGCCGAGGCCGCGGCCGCCGAGCAGGACGACAATGGGGGCGAGCAGGAGAACGAGAACGCCTCTCACGGGAGCGAGGCGGCCACGTGA
- a CDS encoding elongation factor G-like protein EF-G2 has product MGDKAQTHPGAAGRAQAADHPQSVRNVVLVGHSGSGKTTLVEALALTAGAVNRAGRVEDGGTVSDYDEIEHRQQRSVQLSLAPVEWDGIKVNLLDTPGYADFVGELRAGLRAADAALFVVSASDGVDGSTRMVWEECAAVGMPRAIVVTHLEAARADFEEMTRICAEAFGADDPDAVLPLYLPLHGPQAPDGHAPVTGLIGLLSQKLFDYSTGERKESEPGEDQLPLIEEARNRLIEGIISESEDETLMDRYLAGETVDVKTLIEDLERAVARGVFFPVLAAAPAAEGSRQGLGTVELLELITRGFPTPLEHETVRVTTIDGKPRELKPCDPDAPLVAEVVKTSSDPYVGRLSLIRVFSGTLRADQTVHVSGHGLSDRGHEDHDVDERIGALSTPFGKQQRPVSHVIAGDLACVAKLSRAETGDTLSSKDDPLLMEPWQMPDPLLPLAIQAHSKPDEDKLSQGLARLVAEDPTMRLEQNQDTHQVVLWCLGEAHADVALERLRSRYGVQVDVVPHKVSLRETFATKAAGRGRHVKQSGGHGQFAICEIEVEPLPGGSGIEFVDKVVGGAVPRQFIPSVEKGVRAQAAKGVAAGYPLIDVRVTLLDGKAHSVDSSDAAFQTAGALALREAATDAKIHLLEPVAEVSVLIGDEFVGTVMSDLSGRRGRVLGTEQTPGGRTLIRAEVPEIEIGRYAIDLRSMSHGTARFSRRYVRHEPMPQQVADRIREEERKAS; this is encoded by the coding sequence ATGGGCGACAAGGCACAGACACACCCTGGGGCCGCCGGCAGGGCACAGGCGGCCGACCACCCCCAGTCCGTACGGAATGTGGTGCTGGTCGGCCACTCCGGATCGGGCAAGACCACGTTGGTGGAGGCCCTCGCGCTCACGGCGGGGGCAGTGAACCGGGCGGGCCGCGTGGAGGACGGCGGCACCGTCTCCGACTACGACGAGATCGAGCACCGGCAGCAGCGCTCGGTGCAGCTCTCCCTGGCCCCCGTCGAGTGGGACGGCATCAAGGTCAATCTCCTCGACACCCCCGGATACGCCGACTTCGTCGGTGAGCTCAGGGCCGGTCTGCGAGCGGCGGACGCGGCCCTCTTCGTCGTCTCGGCCTCGGACGGCGTGGACGGCTCGACCCGCATGGTGTGGGAGGAGTGCGCGGCCGTGGGCATGCCCCGGGCCATCGTCGTCACACACCTGGAGGCGGCGCGCGCCGACTTCGAGGAGATGACGCGGATCTGCGCGGAGGCCTTCGGCGCGGACGACCCCGACGCGGTCCTGCCGCTCTACCTGCCGCTGCACGGCCCACAGGCGCCGGACGGGCACGCCCCCGTGACAGGCCTGATCGGGCTGCTGTCGCAGAAACTGTTCGACTACTCGACCGGCGAGCGCAAGGAGTCCGAGCCGGGCGAGGACCAGCTGCCGCTGATCGAGGAGGCCCGCAACCGGCTGATCGAGGGGATCATCTCGGAGAGCGAGGACGAGACCCTCATGGACCGCTACCTCGCCGGGGAAACGGTCGACGTCAAGACCCTGATCGAGGACCTGGAGCGGGCCGTCGCACGCGGGGTCTTCTTCCCCGTCCTGGCCGCCGCCCCCGCGGCCGAGGGCTCCCGGCAGGGACTCGGCACGGTGGAACTCCTGGAGCTGATCACCCGGGGCTTCCCCACGCCGCTGGAGCACGAGACGGTGCGGGTGACGACCATCGACGGCAAGCCGCGCGAGCTGAAGCCGTGCGACCCGGACGCGCCGCTGGTCGCGGAGGTCGTGAAGACCTCCTCCGACCCGTACGTCGGCCGGCTGTCGCTGATCCGCGTGTTCTCCGGCACCCTGCGCGCCGACCAGACGGTCCACGTCTCCGGGCACGGCCTTTCCGACCGCGGGCACGAGGACCACGACGTCGACGAGCGGATCGGCGCCCTGTCCACCCCGTTCGGCAAGCAGCAACGCCCGGTCTCGCACGTCATCGCGGGCGATCTGGCGTGCGTGGCGAAGCTGAGCCGCGCCGAGACCGGGGACACCCTGTCCTCGAAGGACGACCCGCTGCTCATGGAACCGTGGCAGATGCCCGATCCACTGCTGCCGCTGGCCATCCAGGCGCACAGCAAACCGGACGAGGACAAGCTCTCGCAGGGCCTGGCCCGGCTGGTGGCCGAGGACCCGACGATGCGGCTCGAACAGAACCAGGACACCCACCAGGTGGTCCTGTGGTGCCTGGGCGAGGCGCACGCGGACGTCGCCCTGGAGCGGCTGCGCAGCCGCTACGGCGTCCAGGTCGACGTCGTACCGCACAAGGTGTCCCTGCGCGAGACCTTCGCGACCAAGGCGGCCGGGCGCGGCCGGCACGTCAAGCAGTCCGGTGGGCACGGGCAGTTCGCCATCTGCGAGATCGAGGTGGAGCCGCTGCCGGGCGGCTCGGGCATCGAGTTCGTGGACAAGGTGGTCGGCGGCGCGGTGCCCCGGCAGTTCATCCCGTCGGTGGAGAAGGGCGTACGGGCCCAGGCCGCCAAGGGAGTCGCCGCCGGGTATCCGCTCATCGACGTCCGCGTGACCCTCCTGGACGGCAAGGCGCACTCGGTGGACTCCTCCGACGCCGCGTTCCAGACGGCCGGTGCGCTCGCGCTGCGGGAGGCCGCGACCGACGCGAAGATCCATCTGCTGGAGCCGGTGGCCGAGGTGTCGGTGCTGATCGGCGACGAGTTCGTGGGCACCGTGATGAGCGACCTGTCGGGGCGGCGCGGCCGGGTGCTCGGCACCGAGCAGACACCCGGCGGGCGCACCCTGATCCGGGCCGAGGTGCCGGAGATCGAGATCGGTCGCTACGCGATCGACCTGCGGTCGATGTCGCACGGCACGGCACGCTTCAGCCGCCGGTACGTACGGCACGAGCCGATGCCGCAGCAGGTCGCGGACCGGATCCGTGAAGAGGAGCGCAAGGCCTCCTAG
- a CDS encoding HIT family protein, producing the protein MLHCMTSEPEQQLGVGTQDAFQRLWTPHRMAYIQGENKPTGPGAGDGCPFCSIPAKSDEDGLVVRRGEQVYAVLNLYPYNGGHLMAVPYRHVADYTDLTAGETAELGELTKQAMTALRTASGAHGFNIGMNQGSVAGAGIAAHLHQHIVPRWGGDTNFMPVVGHTRVLPQLLADTRKMLAEAWPS; encoded by the coding sequence ATGCTGCACTGCATGACGAGTGAGCCGGAGCAGCAGCTGGGAGTGGGGACGCAGGACGCGTTCCAGCGTCTGTGGACGCCCCATCGGATGGCCTACATCCAGGGCGAGAACAAGCCGACCGGCCCCGGCGCCGGCGACGGCTGCCCCTTCTGCTCGATCCCGGCCAAGTCCGACGAGGACGGACTGGTCGTCAGGCGCGGCGAGCAGGTCTACGCGGTGCTCAATCTCTACCCGTACAACGGCGGGCACCTGATGGCCGTGCCCTACCGGCACGTCGCCGACTACACCGACCTCACGGCGGGGGAGACCGCCGAGCTCGGCGAGCTCACCAAACAGGCGATGACGGCCCTGCGCACGGCCTCCGGCGCCCACGGCTTCAACATCGGCATGAACCAGGGCTCGGTCGCCGGCGCGGGCATCGCGGCACACCTTCACCAGCACATCGTGCCGAGGTGGGGTGGCGACACGAACTTCATGCCGGTGGTGGGGCATACACGGGTGCTGCCGCAGCTGCTGGCGGACACGCGGAAGATGCTGGCGGAGGCCTGGCCTTCGTAA
- the thrS gene encoding threonine--tRNA ligase, whose product MSDVRVIIQRDSEREERVVTTGTTAAELFAGERSIIAARVGGELRDLSYGLSEGDEVEGVEISSEDGLNILRHSTAHVMAQAVQELFPEAKLGIGPPVKDGFYYDFDVEKPFTPEDLKAIEKKMQEIQKRGQKFARRVVTDEAAREELADEPYKLELIGLKGSASSDDGADVEVGAGELTIYDNLDAKTGELCWKDLCRGPHLPSTRAIPAFKLMRNAAAYWRGSEKNPMLQRIYGTAWPTKDELKAHLEFLAEAEKRDHRKLGSELDLFSIPEQIGSGLAVFHPKGGIIRRVMEDYSRRRHEEEGYEFVYTPHATKGKLFETSGHLDWYADGMYPPMQLDEGVDYYLKPMNCPMHNLIFDARGRSYRELPMRLFEFGTVYRYEKSGVVHGLTRARGFTQDDAHIYCTREQMSEELDKTLTFVLGLLRDYGLTDFYLELSTKDPEKFVGSDEAWEEATETLRQVAEKQGLPLVPDPGGAAFYGPKISVQTKDAIGRTWQMSTIQLDFNLPERFDLEYTAADGSKTRPVMIHRALFGSIERFFAVLLEHYAGAFPAWLAPVQAIGIPIGDAHVEYLEKFAAAARKKGLRVEVDSSSDRMQKKIRNAQKQKVPFMVIAGDEDMSHGSVSFRYRDGSQENGIPFDEAIAKIVKVVEERAQV is encoded by the coding sequence GTGTCAGACGTCCGTGTGATCATCCAGCGCGATTCCGAGCGGGAAGAACGCGTGGTGACGACGGGCACTACGGCCGCCGAGCTCTTCGCCGGCGAGCGCTCGATCATCGCCGCGCGCGTGGGCGGCGAACTCAGGGACCTGTCGTACGGCCTGTCCGAGGGCGACGAGGTCGAGGGCGTCGAGATCTCCTCCGAGGACGGCCTGAACATCCTGCGCCACTCCACCGCGCACGTCATGGCACAGGCCGTGCAGGAGCTCTTCCCCGAGGCCAAGCTCGGCATCGGCCCGCCCGTGAAGGACGGCTTCTACTACGACTTCGACGTCGAGAAGCCGTTCACGCCCGAGGATCTCAAGGCCATCGAGAAGAAGATGCAGGAGATCCAGAAGCGGGGGCAGAAGTTCGCCCGCCGCGTCGTCACCGACGAGGCCGCCCGCGAGGAGCTGGCCGACGAGCCCTACAAGCTGGAGTTGATCGGCCTCAAGGGTTCCGCCTCCAGCGACGACGGCGCGGACGTCGAGGTCGGCGCCGGCGAGCTGACGATCTACGACAACCTGGACGCCAAGACCGGCGAGCTGTGCTGGAAGGACCTCTGCCGCGGTCCCCACCTGCCGTCGACCCGTGCGATCCCGGCGTTCAAGCTGATGCGCAACGCGGCCGCCTACTGGCGCGGCAGCGAGAAGAACCCCATGCTCCAGCGCATCTACGGCACCGCCTGGCCCACCAAGGACGAGCTGAAGGCGCACCTGGAGTTCCTCGCCGAGGCCGAGAAGCGCGACCACCGCAAGCTCGGCAGCGAGCTCGACCTGTTCTCCATCCCGGAGCAGATCGGCTCCGGCCTCGCCGTCTTCCACCCCAAGGGCGGCATCATCCGCCGCGTCATGGAGGACTACTCGCGGCGCCGCCACGAGGAGGAGGGCTACGAGTTCGTCTACACCCCGCACGCGACGAAGGGGAAGCTCTTCGAGACCTCGGGCCACCTGGACTGGTACGCCGACGGCATGTACCCGCCCATGCAGCTCGACGAGGGCGTGGACTACTACCTCAAGCCCATGAACTGCCCGATGCACAACCTGATCTTCGACGCCCGCGGGCGCTCCTACCGTGAGCTGCCGATGCGCCTGTTCGAGTTCGGGACCGTGTACCGGTACGAGAAGTCCGGCGTCGTCCACGGCCTGACCCGCGCCCGCGGCTTCACCCAGGACGACGCGCACATCTACTGCACCCGCGAGCAGATGTCGGAGGAGCTCGACAAGACGCTCACCTTCGTCCTCGGCCTGCTGCGCGACTACGGCCTGACCGACTTCTACCTGGAACTGTCCACCAAGGACCCGGAGAAGTTCGTCGGCTCGGACGAGGCCTGGGAGGAGGCGACGGAGACGCTCCGCCAGGTCGCCGAGAAGCAGGGCCTGCCCCTCGTCCCCGACCCGGGCGGCGCCGCCTTCTACGGCCCGAAGATCTCCGTCCAGACCAAGGACGCCATCGGCCGCACCTGGCAGATGTCGACCATCCAGCTCGACTTCAACCTGCCGGAGCGCTTCGACCTGGAGTACACGGCCGCGGACGGTTCCAAGACCCGCCCGGTCATGATCCACCGCGCGCTGTTCGGCTCCATCGAGCGCTTCTTCGCGGTGCTCCTGGAGCACTACGCGGGTGCCTTCCCGGCGTGGCTGGCCCCGGTCCAGGCGATCGGCATCCCGATCGGCGACGCGCACGTCGAGTACCTGGAGAAGTTCGCGGCGGCGGCCAGGAAGAAGGGTCTGCGCGTCGAGGTGGACTCCTCCTCGGACCGGATGCAGAAGAAGATCCGCAACGCCCAGAAGCAGAAGGTGCCCTTCATGGTCATCGCGGGCGACGAGGACATGTCCCACGGCTCCGTGTCCTTCCGCTACCGCGACGGCTCCCAGGAGAACGGCATCCCGTTCGACGAGGCCATCGCGAAGATCGTGAAGGTCGTCGAGGAGCGGGCGCAGGTCTGA
- a CDS encoding DUF4365 domain-containing protein produces the protein MAIAQPERGGLLPERTAPSRGTLATTACMETLQVGYLHAVAAAAGCSLSQPFPDNGIDWHVSHSAPGHTVDDEVTIKVQLKATYQVPPNPPGRTFAFTLDNDHLAKLARTPVSVHKILVVMLVPRSQDDWLRASHDRLDLRHCCYWTNLAGQPITGRRRTTVRIPTSRIFDDRALCEIMTRVGTGGKP, from the coding sequence ATGGCCATAGCGCAGCCCGAACGGGGCGGGCTGCTGCCCGAGCGCACGGCTCCCTCTCGCGGCACTCTCGCCACCACCGCCTGCATGGAGACACTCCAGGTCGGCTATCTGCACGCCGTCGCGGCGGCCGCCGGCTGCTCGCTCTCCCAGCCGTTTCCCGACAACGGCATCGACTGGCACGTCAGCCACAGCGCCCCCGGGCACACGGTCGACGACGAGGTCACCATCAAGGTGCAGCTCAAGGCCACGTACCAGGTGCCGCCCAACCCACCGGGCCGCACCTTCGCCTTCACGCTCGACAACGACCACCTGGCGAAGCTCGCCCGCACACCCGTGTCGGTGCACAAGATCCTGGTGGTGATGCTGGTGCCGCGATCCCAGGACGACTGGCTGCGCGCCAGCCACGACCGGCTCGACCTCAGGCACTGCTGCTACTGGACCAACCTCGCCGGCCAGCCGATCACGGGCCGCCGCCGCACCACCGTGCGGATACCGACTTCACGCATCTTCGACGACCGGGCGCTGTGCGAGATCATGACGCGGGTCGGGACGGGAGGGAAACCGTGA